The following coding sequences are from one Salmo trutta chromosome 36, fSalTru1.1, whole genome shotgun sequence window:
- the LOC115175422 gene encoding extensin-like, which yields MPPAPVPSPSPSSKPQSQFQAPTSSSMPAVPSPQPQFQAPSSNPPVRVPSPSSKSPAPVPSPQFQAPSTSSKPPVPSPQPQFQAPSSKPPVPIPQYQFQAPSSKSPAPVPSLQFQAPSPSSKPPVPSSQSQFQAPSPSSNPAVPSPQSQFQAPSSKPQSLAPSSKPPVPSPQFQAPVPSPQFQAPVPVPSPQFQAPSPSSKPPVPSPQFQAPSPMPPAPVPVPSPQFQFHACSSKPPVPVPSPQFQAPSPSSKPPVPSTQFQAPSSNPPV from the coding sequence ATGCCCCCAGCCCCAGTTCCAAGCCCCAGTCCCAGTTCCAAGCCCCAGTCCCAGTTCCAAGCCCCCACTTCCAGTTCCATGCCTGCAGTTCCAAGCCCCCAGCCCCAGTTCCAAGCCCCCAGTTCCAATCCCCCAGTACGAGTTCCAAGCCCCAGTTCCAAGTCCCCAGCCCCAGTTCCAAGCCCCCAGTTCCAAGCCCCCAGTACCAGTTCCAAGCCCCCAGTTCCAAGTCCCCAGCCCCAGTTCCAAGCCCCCAGTTCCAAGCCCCCAGTTCCAATCCCCCAGTACCAGTTCCAAGCCCCCAGTTCCAAGTCCCCAGCCCCAGTTCCAAGCCTCCAGTTCCAAGCCCCCAGTCCCAGTTCCAAGCCCCCAGTTCCAAGCTCCCAGTCCCAGTTCCAAGCCCCCAGCCCCAGTTCTAATCCCGCAGTTCCAAGCCCCCAGTCCCAGTTCCAAGCCCCCAGTTCCAAGCCCCAGTCCCTAGCCCCCAGTTCCAAGCCCCCAGTTCCAAGCCCCCAGTTCCAAGCCCCAGTTCCAAGCCCCCAGTTCCAAGCCCCAGTCCCAGTTCCAAGCCCCCAGTTCCAAGCCCCCAGCCCCAGTTCCAAGCCCCCAGTTCCAAGCCCCCAGTTCCAAGCCCCCAGTCCCATgcccccagccccagtcccagttcCAAGCCCCCAGTTCCAGTTCCATGCCTGCAGTTCCAAGCCCCCAGTTCCAGTTCCAAGCCCCCAGTTCCAAGCCCCCAGCCCCAGTTCCAAGCCCCCAGTTCCAAGCACCCAGTTCCAAGCCCCCAGTTCCAATCCCCCAGTATGA
- the LOC115175423 gene encoding extensin-like, giving the protein MSSKPPVPSPQPQFQASSSKPPVPSPQPQFQAPSSKPPVPVPSPQSHAPSPSSKPPVPVPSPQFQAPSPSSKPPVPSPQSQFQAPSPSSKPPVPSPQFQAPSPSSKPPVPSPQPQFQAPSSKPPAPAPVPSPQFQTTSPSSKPPVPSPQFQAPSSKPPVPVPSPQFQAPSSKPPVPVPSPQSLAPSSKPPVPSPQSLAPRSKPPVLSPQPHSQAPTSKPSVPSPQSQFQALSSKPPAPVPSTQFQAPSS; this is encoded by the coding sequence ATGAGTTCCAAGCCCCCAGTTCCAAGTCCCCAGCCCCAGTTCCAAGCCTCCAGTTCCAAGCCCCCAGTTCCAAGCCCCCAGCCCCAGTTCCAAGCCCCCAGTTCCAAGCCCCCAGTCCCAGTTCCAAGCCCCCAGTCCCATGCCCCCAGCCCCAGTTCCAAGCCCCCAGTCCCAGTTCCAAGCCCCCAGTTCCAAGCCCCCAGTCCCAGTTCCAAGCCCCCAGTTCCAAGCCCCCAGTCCCAGTTCCAAGCCCCCAGCCCCAGTTCCAAGCCCCCTGTTCCAAGCCCCCAGTTCCAAGCCCCCAGTCCCAGTTCCAAGCCCCCAGTCCCAAGCCCCCAGCCCCAGTTCCAAGCCCCCAGTTCCAagcccccagccccagccccagttcCAAGCCCCCAGTTCCAAACCACCAGTCCCAGTTCCAAGCCCCCAGTCCCAAGCCCCCAGTTCCAAGCCCCCAGTTCCAAGCCCCCAGTCCCAGTTCCAAGCCCCCAGTTCCAAGCCCCCAGTTCCAAGCCCCCAGTCCCAGTTCCAAGCCCCCAGTCCCTAGCCCCCAGTTCCAAGCCCCCAGTCCCTAGCCCCCAGTCCCTAGCCCCCAGGTCCAAGCCCCCAGTTCTAAGCCCCCAGCCCCACTCCCAAGCCCCCACTTCCAAGCCCTCAGTTCCAAGCCCCCAGTCCCAGTTCCAAGCCCTCAGTTCCAAGCCCCCAGCGCCAGTTCCAAGCACCCAGTTCCAAGCACCCAGTTCTTAG